The following is a genomic window from Oncorhynchus kisutch isolate 150728-3 linkage group LG6, Okis_V2, whole genome shotgun sequence.
GACATTAGATTCAATATGACCCTTATCTTCTCTGTGTGTTGCAAATTATACCTCTGATTAAGGCACTCATTTTAATTGGGACTATTGATTACACAAAGATGTACCTTTTCTGAAAAAACAAAGCATTTGCCAGGCAGCAGCTGccactcccatctctctctcacccatccatTGGTGCCCTCATCATACAGAGAAAGGCTTTTGGAGACATGGGGGACCAGCACACAAGGTCATGCTTCTTCTGTCATCTAAAAGCCAGCTGATTGAGGGAAATAAATATGTTTTCCCCTTCACTTTAATCCAAATTCAGGTTTTAGGGCCAAAAAAAACAACATAATGAAGTCTAAGCCTACATTTCTCAGAAAAGCTTGATATTGGAAAAGCTTATTAGTAGAATGGTAGACACCGTGGGCCTACAcatttacagatgtaggatcttaatttgatcactctttttttGCTGAGAATTTTCTTGCACCGCAAGcggtgggggctgtgctttggcagagtgggtgttttttttctccttcctgtttggccctgtctgggggtatcatcggatggggccacagtgtctcctgacccctcctgtctcagcctccagtatttatgctgcagtagtttatgtgtcggggggctagggtcagtttgttatatctggagtacttctcctgtcttatccggtgtcctgtgtgaatttaagtatgctctctctaattctctctctctgaggatctgagccctcggaccatgcctcaggactacctggcatgttgactccttgctgtccccagtccacctggccgtgctgctgctccagtttcaactgttctgcctgcggctatggaaccctgacctgttcaccggacgtgctacctgtcccagacctgctgtgtTCAACTCTctggagacagcaggagcggtagagatactcttaatgatcggctatgaaaagcaaactgacatttactcctgaggtgctgacttgctgcaccctcgacaactactgtgattatagacctgctgttttcaactctctggagacagcaggagcggtagagatactcttaatgatcggctatgaaaagcaatctgacatttactcctgaggtgctgacttgctgcaccctcgacaactactgtgaacatttcaacatcttggccatgttctattataatctccacccggcacagccagaagaggactggccaccccttatagcctggttcctctctaggtttcttcctaggttttggcctttctagggagtttttcctagccactgtgcttctacacctgcattgcttgctgtttggggttttaggctgggtttctgtacaacactttgagatatcagctgatgtaagaagggctatataaataaattggatttgatttgaatgcagATGAGCTTTCTTATTTAAATGAACTGATAACCCAATCTAACACACaattatattaacagtattacacttttcatgtagcctacttttggccagatCATAGCTTAACCACAGCTCCAGCTACATTATGGACTAGGCATTTAAATTATTTTGCTGAATGTTTATTTTGCTGTGACAttataggtcaaattaagatcctatatctgtaagCTCTGATTCTCTGGAGAGTGAGTCATCACCACTTTGTAAGAAGTGCTACCGTTACAACTTTCCttgctcctccctcccccctctcctctctcctccccctctcctccctcctctctcctctctcctccctccccctctcctctccccctctctcctccttcccccctcttctctctcctctctcctccctcccccctctcctctctcctctccccctctctcctctctcctccctccccctctcctctctcctccctcccccatatcctctccccctctctcctctctcctccctccccctctctcctccctccccatctcctctgcccctctctctctcctccctccctccctccctccctccctccctccctccctccctccctccctccctccctccctccctccctccctccctccctccctccctccctccctccctccctccctccccctatcctatctcctccctccctccctcctctcctctcacccctctcctctccccctctctcctccctcccctctctcattctgtctgtctgagggatAAGGAGTGAATGAGTCACTCAGAACATTTAGGAAGCACTGCTATATTGACTGTGTTAGAAGGACAGCGCTGTTGCTGTGCAGCAGATAGCTAGCTGGTCTTATTACTAGCCTCCTCTCCTGGAGTGGCCATGGTCATGTGCCCAACCCTAGTGCCCAACCCTAGTGCCTAACCCTagtgcctaaccctaaccttacattTGTTTTCATGAAGTTTTACAATATATACAATATTTTTACTTTGCTGTTGGCTGGATCTAgaggaaatcgctcagttctgccttaAGGAGAAGATTCATGtcaataaacatcaacctgctGTTATCGCAACACAGGCTTGCCAGTCTGTGTGCATGTTAGTGCAGAGTCACTGCCCACTTCAGAACCAGTGTTTGAGTGGAGAGCGTGAAGAGAGTGTTGGTTTCCTTGTTGATGATGTTAAGAAGCCACAGAACATTGCTGTGGCCAGTGAGGCGATGGAGAGGAGCCAGCAGAGCTTACAGACGTTGAGGGAGAAAGCCAGAGAGGATCCTGGGAGAAGGGCCAGGGGGACGTTTTGAtggtttgtacgtgtgtgtgcagtattgtgtgtgcatgtacaaatgtttttgtgtgtgtctagCTTATGTGTGAATGCagtatgtgcatgtgtttgtgtgtgtgtgtagcctatatGTGAGTGCAGTAGCCaacatgcaagtgtgtgtgtttccgtgtaTTTATTTGCATCCTGCCTGTGCTGTGTACAGTGGCCCTGAGGCAGACTGAAGCATTGTCAGCTCGATTAGAGAGGACATGTGAATGGGTGAGGTGCAGTTATATTCCCAATTCCTTTGTCTGATGAGGAACCAAACTGAACATTCCAGTCTAACCTACAAACTGTTTACCTCAAACCTGTTTACTATCTTTGTTAAAATAATTGTTTTTTGAACAGCTCAAGATCATTAAAAGAGCCGTCATTAAAATGCCTGGACACAAATTGCTTCCAACCTCATTTGAGTTCCATTCAGTCAGTTGCTCTTAAGCAAAGAGTCAAACTAATGAATAGCATAAATCTGTGAAAATATTGTTATTGTGTAAACAATATTTCTATTAGATGTGAGTTGTTTTGTTCAAACATTCTGACTCCTCCTTTTGGGGTCTTTTGGAGGTCTCCGTATAGCAGGACCCTCATATTCAGAACAGATTAACTTTAATTGAATGGCCTCACAATAATTATGTTTTTATTTGGTATATTTGTGGTTCCCTGACCTGCCTCTTccacataaacatacacacactcctgTCACCTCTCATCATCACATCCAACCactgattatgtgtgtgtgtgtgtgtgtgtgtgtgtgtcagagggggATGGTGTGTGGAGCTTAAGGAGGACGGGCTCagtgtaatgactggaatggaatcaatgaaaccattatttttttgtgtgtttgatgtgtttggtaccattccattcattccaatacagccattacaatgagcacgTCCCCTTACATCTCCTCCCATCAGCCTCTGgtgtgcgtgcatgtttgtgtgtgactgGGAGGTTCACAGTTGGTCCCAGCTGTACACAAGCCCTGGGTCACTCTGCCTCTTTTTATATCCTCCTCTGTTCAGTGGAGCAGTACAGAGCAGAGCCCAGGGGCGGACTGTCCATCTGGCATTCTGAACAAATGCCAGATTGGCTGGATCATTTTTTATCACATTGGGCCTGTCTAACTTGATTTTTTTGCGCAAAATAATCattatctggctaataatggGGGCCTTGAGGAAAGAAATGGGCTGGTGTGGGGgcctcaattttttttttaaatgggccCGTGTGGGGCCCTCAAGGAAAGAAATTGGCAGGTTTGTTAGAAATGCCAGGGccaatttctggtcccagtccgcccctggCAGAGCCCCTCCTTTATTCCACTGAGCCAGGCTTTGTGTCCTTAACCCCTCACTGACCACTGAGACCAGCAGTACCAGTACAACTAACACTGACTCAGCTATACTACCATGATTCTTTGCTATGCCAGGTGTCCCTGAATGCCATGTTTCTCTATCTTCCTACAGCTCTATCATAAGAGACACAGCTGGAGAAAGAGACTAGGACGGTTCTTAACTTCCTCAAAGAAACGAATCGTTGAGTCTAAATATCTCTTTTTGAAtacaaaatacatatatatttatagcAAGGTTAAAACACAGCTCAACACAGCATTACAGCCAACTCAACATGGCTCCCTCCCATGATACTGGCTGCTGCCCATCCAATCAACAGCCTACCTGTTGATACGGCACACAGTTCCCAGTGCAGTTCTGTCCTCTTGGGTCTCTGGCCCAGTTACGAGCACATGTCATGTCCATCCTGCAGGCCTCATACCTgaagaaaaatgttttgttacaaTGACCAGATGACAGATCAACATTTGATACTGCTGGATGATGTGACTAGCGCAGAGCCTTCAGTACAGTTTACATTGGGGACCCTAGATTATTGTAGTGAGCTCACCAGTCACGGCAGAAGCTGTGGCACAGTGGCACGGCCTGCATGGAGGACTGGAGGTGAGAGTGTGGCCAGCGGGCTGCATCAGGGGAACAACGGTAGAAACAGGTCACACGCTTCAGGAAGTCCTCACACCTGGTCAtagagatggatgagagagagagagagagagagagagagagagagagagagagagagagggggtagaccACAGCACATAACTCTCTCTTTGCTCCAGCAGTGCAATGGTGTTGTCTTTGTTGGCTATTGGCTTTGATGTGATAGATTGAAAATATTGGTTATATCAGCTAGTCATGATCAAAGGCCGCTGTAAATTGCAGACTTACTTCGGGCTCAGTTTCCCACACTTGTCCCAGGGGCTGTTCTTCTCACTGGTCATGGGATTAAGATCCTGGATGTCATCCTCTGAACAACATGCATCTGATGAGAGAACAGATATGGATAGGATATGACCATGGGGAGACACCTCATCTCATAGGAGGATTGAGGATTTAGACTTCCAACAGCAGTTTTCTCTCTTTATCATGGTTTGACGATGCATGTTGTTGTCTTTAAAAAGCACAgtgctctcactcactctcagcaTAGATTGTGCACTCTTTCAGGTGAGGTTCCTGGCTGGGCGTGGTCTTCTGTCTACCGTCCTGTAGACACGCCCCCTCCAAACACAAAATGCGACCAATCAGGGTAGCCGCTAAATATGCACAGACCAATGGCAGGGAGTTTGACGTGATAGCCATTTCTTCAACCTGCGATACGTTCAGCTAGCCGGCTATAATCAGGACCTTGGACAGCGGAGCGGGAGACAAGCGGGTTCAGTGAACCATATAATATGAAGACCAGTTTTTAAAATAATGTGACATTTGAATGTTTCCCTATTGCCTATAGCACTAAAGAGAATGTTTCCCTAAAAAAGGAGTAAGATCAACCACCACTGATCAAAGACTGTCTAGTCTGTCCATAACATAGTTTGAATTCAATGACGTGCCGTGGAGCATCTAGCCTAATTAAGGAGGTTCAAGGATTGGTGTGATGTATGACACAGCCTGTGAAATATTAAGCTATAGCCTATCTAGCCATTGGATAACGCTAGGCATGCATAACAAAACCTGATTAAATCCTAAATATAGTATTTTCTTATGAACTTCCATTTAACTATTTTATAGAACATGAGTTACAGACATGTTTATCACATTTCAGAGTTTACAAATCGCGTTGTTAGATGTATAACAATGTAGGCTACTTATTGTAGGTCGTCTGTATGTAGGCTATCAGCTACAAACCTACAAATGACTGACTTTCTTTCAGTAAAACGATGACCATACCTGACAAACTCAACTATCAACTAATAATTTCACAACAAAATAATTAAGATTTGAACAAATGCAAAGATAGGCTACTGTAAAACCATGTTTGATTAGCTTTAAACAAATTAACGGGAATGGCAAGATTTAACACCACAACATCCCAACTGCGTAGTTTGCAATCTGTGTCCATTTGTTTATTTTCCACTATCGACAAAAATACTTTACGCCTCGCCTGCCTTAGCCTACCTGTCGGTGGGAGAAACCGTTTTCCTTTTAATTCTGCTTGGTCTTGTGCGACGTGTCTCCTCAGCTTTGGAATCGTCGTCGAATCAGCACCACTCTACGCAGCTCTTCCTCCGGGCTGAATGCTTGTTATGATCACTTCTTCACAGGGGCAGCACGACAGTTTCTCACTGGTTTAACTGAAGGATATCTAAGCCCCTGGccacctcccccacctcctcctcctctgacctCCCGCTTGCTGGTAatccatatcacacacacacacacacacacacacacacacacacacacacacacacacacacacacacacacacacacacacacacacacacacacacacacacacacacacacacacactaatttcTATCATATACATTAGAAAGATATGTGTGGAGGTATTCCCATCCAGTATTGTACCATGTAATATGATTTGTCCTGAGCATATCATGTCCAGATAGTGTCATTCTGTATCAAACGTACTGTCATTCTGTATCAAGCACCAGTTACTGAAAAACACCAGGATATGGTTGTCATTGGATTCATCAAATTGATTGGTTCCTATATGAACATGTTGGCTCGGCGTTGTCCTTGGTATAAGTGCATCCTCCACAAGTGCTGAGTcacctgtcctcccctcctcccacaaACCCAGAGCTCAGGGCTTTGTGTGAAGGGGAGGTGAAGGATGAGATTTGATACTGTATGATATGCTGAGAGCATTGGAATACATCTCCCTTCTGACAACCATTGCCCCACAAATAACTTCAATCTGCCACTTGCAGCAAAATCCGCACTCCATTTATTTTTGCAATGAGGCATACATTTGTTTCAATGTTTTGATGTTTGGGCCTGTGTGACCTACTGTATGTTGGTGAAAATAAAGATCCGAACAGACACTTTGCCCagtctcatcctgtcctgta
Proteins encoded in this region:
- the LOC109883085 gene encoding riboflavin-binding protein — translated: MAITSNSLPLVCAYLAATLIGRILCLEGACLQDGRQKTTPSQEPHLKECTIYAENACCSEDDIQDLNPMTSEKNSPWDKCGKLSPKCEDFLKRVTCFYRCSPDAARWPHSHLQSSMQAVPLCHSFCRDWYEACRMDMTCARNWARDPRGQNCTGNCVPYQQMYQHGRDLCESLWGDAFMTVEDEEEEREGGEGISNGNGGRPCGCLTLSPSDREVISALRVLEEDPEELDTTKSGLPQYRAPCHKQPKTKSVTLPLQARRSNGNIVMRKRSVVVDDVEGSGSGL